One window of the Vicinamibacterales bacterium genome contains the following:
- the coaD gene encoding pantetheine-phosphate adenylyltransferase — protein MTIQHSPRIAIYPGSFDPLTNGHVDIIERGARIFDKIIVAILANVEKTPLFTESERVSLIQDVFKGRSNVQVETFDGLLVDYAHRKNASVLVRGLRAVSDFEYEFQMALMNRHLAPEIETVFMMPAEQYTYISSRLIKEVFMLNGKVDGLVPPIVEERLHAKRAGRPKIED, from the coding sequence ATGACTATCCAGCACTCACCCCGCATCGCCATCTATCCCGGGTCGTTCGATCCGCTGACCAACGGGCACGTGGACATCATCGAGCGCGGGGCGCGGATTTTCGACAAGATCATCGTCGCCATCCTCGCCAACGTCGAGAAGACACCGCTGTTCACCGAAAGCGAGCGGGTGTCGCTGATCCAGGACGTGTTCAAGGGGCGGTCCAACGTGCAGGTCGAGACCTTCGACGGCCTGCTCGTCGACTACGCCCACCGCAAGAACGCCTCGGTGCTGGTGCGCGGCCTCCGCGCCGTGTCGGACTTCGAGTACGAGTTCCAGATGGCGCTCATGAACCGCCACCTGGCGCCGGAGATCGAGACCGTGTTCATGATGCCGGCCGAGCAGTACACCTACATCAGCTCGCGGCTGATCAAGGAAGTGTTCATGCTCAACGGCAAGGTTGACGGCCTGGTGCCGCCGATTGTCGAAGAACGGCTGCACGCCAAGCGCGCGGGCCGGCCGAAGATCGAAGACTGA
- the rsmD gene encoding 16S rRNA (guanine(966)-N(2))-methyltransferase RsmD: MRIITGTNKGRTLKAPTWDGLRPTSDKLRETLFNIIAPHVIDARVLDLFAGTGAVALEALSRGAASATCIEQDRRAVQLIEANRERCGEQNRCAIICDSVERALARPVRGGPFDIIVLDPPYAYAGLEAAVGLAAGQRNPGALLVLEHASRVAPPAPAGLSVTRTVTAGDSALSFYA, translated from the coding sequence ATGCGCATCATCACCGGCACCAATAAGGGCAGGACATTGAAGGCGCCGACCTGGGACGGGTTGCGCCCAACTTCGGATAAGCTGCGAGAGACGTTGTTCAACATCATCGCGCCCCACGTCATCGACGCGCGCGTGCTCGATCTGTTCGCCGGCACCGGCGCCGTCGCGCTCGAGGCCCTCAGCCGTGGCGCCGCGTCGGCCACCTGCATCGAGCAGGACCGTCGCGCCGTGCAGTTAATCGAGGCGAACCGCGAGCGCTGCGGCGAGCAAAATCGCTGTGCTATCATTTGCGACAGCGTGGAACGCGCGCTGGCGCGGCCGGTTCGCGGCGGTCCGTTCGACATCATCGTGCTCGACCCGCCCTACGCCTACGCCGGGCTCGAGGCCGCCGTCGGTCTCGCCGCCGGACAGCGGAACCCCGGCGCGCTGCTGGTTCTCGAACACGCTTCCCGCGTCGCACCGCCGGCGCCGGCCGGGTTGTCGGTGACACGCACCGTCACCGCCGGCGACAGCGCCCTGAGCTTTTACGCATGA